One window of Amyelois transitella isolate CPQ chromosome 7, ilAmyTran1.1, whole genome shotgun sequence genomic DNA carries:
- the LOC106131887 gene encoding cuticle protein 8-like — translation MMFRVLSVCLLMSACQAIFPFHHHHHHHHPAISHQDFQKHDGHHHPVHHHIPIHHHIPIHHPIPIHHPIEPIHHHVPIHHAPIHHDHYAFPEYKFSYSVHDHHTGDVKSQHELRHGDVVKGGYELVEPDGRFRKVEYKADDHTG, via the exons atgatgTTTAGA GTGCTGTCCGTCTGCCTGCTGATGTCAGCCTGCCAGGCGATCTTCCCGttccaccaccaccaccatcACCACCACCCCGCGATCTCCCACCAGGACTTCCAGAAGCACGATGGCCACCACCACCCAGTTCATCACCATATCCCCATTCACCACCACATCCCGATTCATCACCCAATCCCCATTCATCACCCGATCGAGCCTATTCATCATCACGTGCCTATCCACCATGCGCCTATTCATCATGATCACTAT GCCTTCCCAGAATACAAGTTCTCGTACTCCGTGCACGACCACCACACCGGGGACGTGAAGTCGCAACACGAGCTCCGGCACGGGGACGTGGTGAAGGGCGGCTACGAGCTGGTGGAACCCGACGGCAGGTTCAGGAAGGTGGAGTACAAGGCGGACGATCACACCGggtaa
- the LOC106131881 gene encoding histidine-rich glycoprotein-like → MIWKTASVICLALCVLGDGPAISEQRVKISNVKEHSGHHGDLSHIGPHEPEHHEEYAWAYPSYEFSYHVNDPHTHDQKGQQESRHGDEVKGEYWLIEPDGRKRTVKYHADKHSGFKAHVEYSAPHHHVHIKAHKHEDHKPVIEHHREDHKPVIEHHEEHKPIIQLHKVEHKLPVIQHHKIEQHYIEPKPVIEHHHLEHKPMIKPHHIEHKPVIEHHHIEHKPVIEHHHIEQQVIEHHDDHKPWIHHRHQEYRHEPHHRPLNRPILRRLEENYHHPRYYRTPRQ, encoded by the exons ATGATTTGGAAG ACCGCAAGTGTAATTTGTCTGGCGTTGTGTGTGCTGGGAGATGGGCCAGCGATCTCAGAGCAGCGCGTGAAGATTTCCAATGTTAAGGAGCACAGCGGCCATCATGGAGATCTCTCGCACATTGGACCACATGAGCCGGAACATCATGAGGAATAC GCATGGGCGTATCCCTCATACGAATTCTCGTACCATGTGAATGACCCCCACACCCATGACCAGAAGGGCCAGCAGGAGTCGAGACACGGCGATGAAGTTAAAGGAGAGTACTGGCTGATCGAGCCTGATGGTCGCAAACGAACTGTGAAGTACCACGCCGACAAGCACAGCGG ATTCAAAGCCCACGTAGAATACTCAGCGCCGCACCACCACGTCCATATCAAGGCACACAAGCATGAGGACCACAAACCAGTGATTGAGCATCATCGTGAGGATCATAAGCCAGTGATCGAACATCACGAGGAACACAAACCAATCATCCAACTTCACAAAGTTGAACACAAACTGCCCGTGATCCAACATCACAAAATTGAACAACATTATATTGAACCAAAACCGGTGATTGAACATCACCATCTCGAACATAAACCGATGATTAAACCTCATCATATTGAACATAAACCGGTGATTGAACATCATCATATTGAACATAAACCGGTGATTGAACATCATCATATTGAACAGCAAGTGATTGAGCATCATGATGACCATAAGCCATGGATTCATCATCGACATCAGGAATACCGTCATGAACCACATCACCGTCCGCTTAATAGGCCTATCCTAAGACGTCTGGAAGAGAACTACCACCACCCTCGTTACTACAGGACTCCTAGgcaataa
- the LOC106131876 gene encoding adult-specific cuticular protein ACP-20-like, translated as MWFQIIAACLVLACTEANPVAVSHQSRVDHHHQIHHDAHHIGHHGHHDLGHPVHLDHHQHHHIPSYQFSYSVSDHHTGDEKAQTEWRHGDLVKGAYSLVEPDGNLRSVHYVADDHHGFNADVHHKTHHHHIHNPHHGHHH; from the exons atgtgGTTCCAA ATCATAGCCGCCTGCCTTGTCCTGGCCTGCACGGAGGCCAACCCCGTGGCCGTGTCTCACCAGTCCCGCGTGGATCATCATCACCAGATTCACCACGACGCTCACCACATCGGACATCACGGACACCATGACCTAGGTCACCCTGTACACTTGGACCACCACCAACAC CACCACATACCCTCTTACCAGTTCTCGTACTCGGTGTCGGACCACCACACAGGAGATGAGAAGGCCCAGACGGAATGGCGCCATGGGGACTTGGTGAAGGGCGCTTACTCCCTGGTGGAACCTGATGGCAACCTGCGGTCTGTTCATTACGTTGCTGATGATCACCATGG TTTCAATGCTGATGTCCATCACAAGACGCATCATCATCATATCCACAATCCTCACCATGGTCACCATCACTAG
- the LOC106131868 gene encoding larval cuticle protein A1A-like yields MDFTYFKILLLFNGCLVKGSPLAMLQHATSSQSFVFHPAASTHAPAAAGPSSNDQYGTNSGQAKYEYKYEVSDLQTGDRKSHWESREGDRVRGVYTLYEPDGALRTVEYSADAVNGFNAVVRRDERTRHAHSRVDSPFKSITNNVQDGYNTGQTDNSANRSYLAPNQGNEYSGYPPASGSYNSGFSVNHPKKGGENPSPPYGYAA; encoded by the exons ATGgattttacttatttcaag ATATTATTGCTTTTCAACGGCTGCCTGGTGAAAGGATCTCCCCTGGCGATGCTCCAGCATGCTACTTCTTCTCAGAGTTTCGTGTTTCATCCAGCTGCTTCCACGCATGCACCAGCGGCCGCtg GTCCATCCTCGAATGATCAATATGGCACAAACAGCGGTCAG GCTAAATACGAATACAAATATGAAGTGTCAGACCTGCAGACTGGAGACAGGAAGTCCCACTGGGAGAGCAGGGAAGGGGACCGGGTGAGGGGAGTGTACACTCTCTACGAGCCCGATGGTGCGCTGAGAACCGTCGAATATTCGGCCGACGCTGTCAATGG ATTTAACGCAGTTGTAAGAAGAGATGAACGCACAAGGCACGCCCACTCCCGCGTCGACTCTCCTTTTAAATCTATTACCAATAACGTCCAAGATGGCTACAACACGGGCCAGACAGACAATTCAGCTAATAGGAGTTACTTAGCACCGAACCAAGGTAACGAATACTCAGGGTATCCGCCGGCAAGTGGCTCTTACAACTCTGGCTTCAGTGTCAACCATCCGAAAAAGGGCGGGGAAAATCCGTCACCTCCTTACGGTTATGCTGCTTAA